From one Lolium rigidum isolate FL_2022 chromosome 4, APGP_CSIRO_Lrig_0.1, whole genome shotgun sequence genomic stretch:
- the LOC124706543 gene encoding uncharacterized protein LOC124706543 isoform X2 encodes MAVTINVNAWSDAGHAVNHLYDILYMMDRDDILVGVGGDGGISDDGTIYPNVGGYLPLIDQGITTVGECRYRQAIPIEGGGRLDVDTNGGIRRSFLPQGNRRYIPLHQPTTQQVMIETISAGPTTVILIGSHTNFAIFLMTYPHLKRNVEHIYIMGGGVRSKNPTGCCPQNATSSCTPQQCGDIGNLFTSYNTNPNAEFNIFGDPFAAYQVFHSGIPITLVPLDATNTIPVNEDFFYAFQQHQSTFEAQYCFKSLKMARDTWSDDQFHASYFMWDSFTSGVAISSMRNDKNFQDGNDFAELVYMNVTVITSNEPYGVYDSSNPLFSVHTIPKFGLEKGGVHSGHVQTGITDNFCLIKGSRKGRCEDGYTKEMSGPEAVRVRVATKAKPNTDKNSHLNREFFKSFLEVLTLSENSGRLDIMSQFPFYREVLYKSDFVNKTKGKVVIFDMDMSPGDFISLIYLLKAPTEVIDLKGIIVSCNGWANAATIDVVYDILHMMGRDDIPVGRGNSTALGTPTLGCKYVSAIPQGSGGLLDSDTLYGLARSLPRSPRRCTAENSVEHGAPRNTGHPELRQPLAFEVWQSVKKQLDPSEKITILASGPLTNLANILLSDKNASSVIESVYVVGGHIRDENDSNGNVFTIPSNRYAEFNIFLDPLAAIVVLESTLDITLIPLSSQRKAASFPPLLEALKHAQHTPESSFVLHLLSLLHDLQQKHKLYHHMDIFLGELLGAVYLVEGSNIEQSLQLKTISIVANNSTSTDGQVVVDQQSTYSVKVLVDFYSEEYYEQVANYLSKRERSAVIGSFAEQMASWSRQPENSRV; translated from the exons ATG GCAGTTACCATCAATGTGAATGCCTGGAGTGATGCCGGACATGCTGTGAATCATCTGTATGATATCCTCTACATGATGGACCGCGACGACATTCTGGTCggtgtcggtggtgatggcggcataTCAGACGATGGAACCATTTATCCCAACGTTGGTGGTTATTTACCTCTCATTGATCAG GGCATCACAACGGTTggggaatgccgatataggcaagCTATTCCAATAGAAGGTGGTGGACGGTTGGACGTCGACACTAACGGGGGAATCAGAAGGAGCTTCCTTCCACAG GGGAACAGAAGATATATACCACTTCATCAACCTACAACTCAGCAAGTAATGATAGAGACAATATCTGCTGGCCCCACAACCGTCATTCTCATTGGATCACATACAAACTTCGCTATTTTTCTTATGACATATCCGCACCTGAAAAGAAATGTGGAACACATATACATTATGGGTGGTGGTGTGAGGTCGAAGAACCCAACAGGTTGCTGTCCGCAAAATGCTACCTCATCTTGTACACCACAGCAATGTGGTGACATTGGTAACTTGTTTACTAGTTACAATACCAATCCTAATGCAGAATTCAACATATTTGGTGATCCCTTTGCTGCATATCAG GTGTTTCATTCTGGCATTCCAATCACCCTTGTCCCTCTTGATGCAACTAATACAATTCCAGTCAACGAAGATTTCTTTTATGCATTTCAACAACATCAAAGTACATTCGAGGCACAATACTGTTTCAAGTCTTTGAAAATGGCTCGAGACACATGGTCCGATGATCAATTCCATGCA AGCTATTTCATGTGGGATTCCTTTACTTCTGGTGTAGCCATCTCTAGCATGCGCAATGACAAGAATTTCCAAGATGGAAATGATTTTGCCGAGCTTGTTTATATGAACGTCACAGTAATAACTTCAAATGAACCGTATGGTGTATATGATAGTTCGAACCCATTATTCAGTGTCCATACAAttcccaagtttggtcttgaaaaaGGTGGAGTTCATAGTGGTCATGTTCAAACTGGAATTACAGACAACTTCTGTCTCATCAAGGGAAGTAGGAAAGGAAGATGTGAG GATGGATACACTAAGGAAATGTCTGGTCCAGAAGCAGTCCGTGTTCGTGTTGCCACAAAGGCTAAACCAAACACCGATAAAAATAGCCATCTGAATAGGGAGTTTTTCAAGAGTTTCCTAGAG GTCCTAACTCTCTCTGAGAACTCGGGCCGTTTAGACATTATGTCACAGTTTCCATTTTACAGAGAGGTTCTTTACAAGTCAGACTTCGTTAACAAAACTAAGGGGAAAGTGGTCATTTTTGACATGGACATGAGTCCTGGAGATTTTATTTCCCTTATATACCTCTTGAAGGCACCTACTGAAGTAATAGATTTAAAG GGAATTATAGTTAGTTGCAATGGTTGGGCAAATGCCGCAACTATTGATGTCGTTTATGACATTCTACATATGATGGGTCGCGATGACATTCCTGTTGGCCGTGGTAATTCCACTGCATTAGGCACTCCAACCCTTGGTTGCAAGTATGTCAGTGCGATTCCCCAAGGCAGTGGTGGTCTTCTTGACTCTGACACTCTTTATGGACTAGCTCGGTCTTTGCCAAGAAGTCCCAGAAG GTGCACTGCTGAAAATTCAGTAGAACATGGTGCTCCTAGAAATACTGGTCATCCGGAACTTCGTCAACCTTTGGCTTTTGAAGTTTGGCAGTCCGTTAAAAAGCAACTTGATCCAAGTGAGAAGATCACTATACTTGCCAGTGGACCTCTTACAAATTTGGCCAACATTCTTCTCTCCGACAAGAATGCAAGTTCTGTAATAGAG AGTGTATATGTTGTTGGAGGACATATCAGAGATGAAAATGATTCGAACGGAAACGTGTTCACTATTCCATCTAATAGATATGCGGAATTTAATATATTTCTTGATCCCTTAGCTGCGATAGTAGTTCTAGAGTCCACTTTGGATATCACATTGATTCCCCTGAGCTCTCAGAGAAAAGCTGCTTCCTTTCCGCCTCTCCTTGAAGCTCTAAAGCATGCACAACATACTCCAGAATCAAGTTTTGTCCTCCACTTACTGTCATTGCTGCATGACCTTCAACAGAAGCACAAGCTGTATCATCATATG GATATATTTCTTGGAGAACTACTTGGTGCTGTTTATCTGGTGGAAGGATCTAATATCGAACAGTCATTACAACTGAAGACAATAAGCATTGTTGCCAACAATTCAACAAGCACGGACGGACAGGTTGTAGTTGACCAACAGAGCACATATTCGGTGAAGGTGTTAGTAGATTTCTACAGTGAAGAATATTACGAGCAAGTTGCCAATTATCTGAGCAAAAGGGAGCGATCTGCCGTTATTGGTAGTTTTGCAGAACAGATGGCATCATGGAGCAGGCAACCAGAGAACTCGAGGGTGTGA
- the LOC124706543 gene encoding uncharacterized protein LOC124706543 isoform X3, translating into MIETISAGPTTVILIGSHTNFAIFLMTYPHLKRNVEHIYIMGGGVRSKNPTGCCPQNATSSCTPQQCGDIGNLFTSYNTNPNAEFNIFGDPFAAYQVFHSGIPITLVPLDATNTIPVNEDFFYAFQQHQSTFEAQYCFKSLKMARDTWSDDQFHASYFMWDSFTSGVAISSMRNDKNFQDGNDFAELVYMNVTVITSNEPYGVYDSSNPLFSVHTIPKFGLEKGGVHSGHVQTGITDNFCLIKGSRKGRCEDGYTKEMSGPEAVRVRVATKAKPNTDKNSHLNREFFKSFLEVLTLSENSGRLDIMSQFPFYREVLYKSDFVNKTKGKVVIFDMDMSPGDFISLIYLLKAPTEVIDLKGIIVSCNGWANAATIDVVYDILHMMGRDDIPVGRGNSTALGTPTLGCKYVSAIPQGSGGLLDSDTLYGLARSLPRSPRRCTAENSVEHGAPRNTGHPELRQPLAFEVWQSVKKQLDPSEKITILASGPLTNLANILLSDKNASSVIESVYVVGGHIRDENDSNGNVFTIPSNRYAEFNIFLDPLAAIVVLESTLDITLIPLSSQRKAASFPPLLEALKHAQHTPESSFVLHLLSLLHDLQQKHKLYHHMDIFLGELLGAVYLVEGSNIEQSLQLKTISIVANNSTSTDGQVVVDQQSTYSVKVLVDFYSEEYYEQVANYLSKRERSAVIGSFAEQMASWSRQPENSRV; encoded by the exons ATGATAGAGACAATATCTGCTGGCCCCACAACCGTCATTCTCATTGGATCACATACAAACTTCGCTATTTTTCTTATGACATATCCGCACCTGAAAAGAAATGTGGAACACATATACATTATGGGTGGTGGTGTGAGGTCGAAGAACCCAACAGGTTGCTGTCCGCAAAATGCTACCTCATCTTGTACACCACAGCAATGTGGTGACATTGGTAACTTGTTTACTAGTTACAATACCAATCCTAATGCAGAATTCAACATATTTGGTGATCCCTTTGCTGCATATCAG GTGTTTCATTCTGGCATTCCAATCACCCTTGTCCCTCTTGATGCAACTAATACAATTCCAGTCAACGAAGATTTCTTTTATGCATTTCAACAACATCAAAGTACATTCGAGGCACAATACTGTTTCAAGTCTTTGAAAATGGCTCGAGACACATGGTCCGATGATCAATTCCATGCA AGCTATTTCATGTGGGATTCCTTTACTTCTGGTGTAGCCATCTCTAGCATGCGCAATGACAAGAATTTCCAAGATGGAAATGATTTTGCCGAGCTTGTTTATATGAACGTCACAGTAATAACTTCAAATGAACCGTATGGTGTATATGATAGTTCGAACCCATTATTCAGTGTCCATACAAttcccaagtttggtcttgaaaaaGGTGGAGTTCATAGTGGTCATGTTCAAACTGGAATTACAGACAACTTCTGTCTCATCAAGGGAAGTAGGAAAGGAAGATGTGAG GATGGATACACTAAGGAAATGTCTGGTCCAGAAGCAGTCCGTGTTCGTGTTGCCACAAAGGCTAAACCAAACACCGATAAAAATAGCCATCTGAATAGGGAGTTTTTCAAGAGTTTCCTAGAG GTCCTAACTCTCTCTGAGAACTCGGGCCGTTTAGACATTATGTCACAGTTTCCATTTTACAGAGAGGTTCTTTACAAGTCAGACTTCGTTAACAAAACTAAGGGGAAAGTGGTCATTTTTGACATGGACATGAGTCCTGGAGATTTTATTTCCCTTATATACCTCTTGAAGGCACCTACTGAAGTAATAGATTTAAAG GGAATTATAGTTAGTTGCAATGGTTGGGCAAATGCCGCAACTATTGATGTCGTTTATGACATTCTACATATGATGGGTCGCGATGACATTCCTGTTGGCCGTGGTAATTCCACTGCATTAGGCACTCCAACCCTTGGTTGCAAGTATGTCAGTGCGATTCCCCAAGGCAGTGGTGGTCTTCTTGACTCTGACACTCTTTATGGACTAGCTCGGTCTTTGCCAAGAAGTCCCAGAAG GTGCACTGCTGAAAATTCAGTAGAACATGGTGCTCCTAGAAATACTGGTCATCCGGAACTTCGTCAACCTTTGGCTTTTGAAGTTTGGCAGTCCGTTAAAAAGCAACTTGATCCAAGTGAGAAGATCACTATACTTGCCAGTGGACCTCTTACAAATTTGGCCAACATTCTTCTCTCCGACAAGAATGCAAGTTCTGTAATAGAG AGTGTATATGTTGTTGGAGGACATATCAGAGATGAAAATGATTCGAACGGAAACGTGTTCACTATTCCATCTAATAGATATGCGGAATTTAATATATTTCTTGATCCCTTAGCTGCGATAGTAGTTCTAGAGTCCACTTTGGATATCACATTGATTCCCCTGAGCTCTCAGAGAAAAGCTGCTTCCTTTCCGCCTCTCCTTGAAGCTCTAAAGCATGCACAACATACTCCAGAATCAAGTTTTGTCCTCCACTTACTGTCATTGCTGCATGACCTTCAACAGAAGCACAAGCTGTATCATCATATG GATATATTTCTTGGAGAACTACTTGGTGCTGTTTATCTGGTGGAAGGATCTAATATCGAACAGTCATTACAACTGAAGACAATAAGCATTGTTGCCAACAATTCAACAAGCACGGACGGACAGGTTGTAGTTGACCAACAGAGCACATATTCGGTGAAGGTGTTAGTAGATTTCTACAGTGAAGAATATTACGAGCAAGTTGCCAATTATCTGAGCAAAAGGGAGCGATCTGCCGTTATTGGTAGTTTTGCAGAACAGATGGCATCATGGAGCAGGCAACCAGAGAACTCGAGGGTGTGA
- the LOC124706543 gene encoding uncharacterized protein LOC124706543 isoform X1 yields MVPPSPFSTESDVRRGERGSTAAGPLEAVELSLLRCLGQLGNKENVVHKDMIHCFSCEHLQAVTINVNAWSDAGHAVNHLYDILYMMDRDDILVGVGGDGGISDDGTIYPNVGGYLPLIDQGITTVGECRYRQAIPIEGGGRLDVDTNGGIRRSFLPQGNRRYIPLHQPTTQQVMIETISAGPTTVILIGSHTNFAIFLMTYPHLKRNVEHIYIMGGGVRSKNPTGCCPQNATSSCTPQQCGDIGNLFTSYNTNPNAEFNIFGDPFAAYQVFHSGIPITLVPLDATNTIPVNEDFFYAFQQHQSTFEAQYCFKSLKMARDTWSDDQFHASYFMWDSFTSGVAISSMRNDKNFQDGNDFAELVYMNVTVITSNEPYGVYDSSNPLFSVHTIPKFGLEKGGVHSGHVQTGITDNFCLIKGSRKGRCEDGYTKEMSGPEAVRVRVATKAKPNTDKNSHLNREFFKSFLEVLTLSENSGRLDIMSQFPFYREVLYKSDFVNKTKGKVVIFDMDMSPGDFISLIYLLKAPTEVIDLKGIIVSCNGWANAATIDVVYDILHMMGRDDIPVGRGNSTALGTPTLGCKYVSAIPQGSGGLLDSDTLYGLARSLPRSPRRCTAENSVEHGAPRNTGHPELRQPLAFEVWQSVKKQLDPSEKITILASGPLTNLANILLSDKNASSVIESVYVVGGHIRDENDSNGNVFTIPSNRYAEFNIFLDPLAAIVVLESTLDITLIPLSSQRKAASFPPLLEALKHAQHTPESSFVLHLLSLLHDLQQKHKLYHHMDIFLGELLGAVYLVEGSNIEQSLQLKTISIVANNSTSTDGQVVVDQQSTYSVKVLVDFYSEEYYEQVANYLSKRERSAVIGSFAEQMASWSRQPENSRV; encoded by the exons ATGGTGCCGCCCTCCCCCTTTTCTACGGAGTCAGATGTCCGCCGCGGAGAAAGGGGCAGTACAGCGGCAGGGCCACTCGAGGCGGTCGAGTTGAGTCTTCTCCGATGCCTGGGTCAATTGGGGAACAAGGAGAATG TTGTTCACAAGGACATGATACATTGCTTCTCCTGTGAACATTTGCAGGCAGTTACCATCAATGTGAATGCCTGGAGTGATGCCGGACATGCTGTGAATCATCTGTATGATATCCTCTACATGATGGACCGCGACGACATTCTGGTCggtgtcggtggtgatggcggcataTCAGACGATGGAACCATTTATCCCAACGTTGGTGGTTATTTACCTCTCATTGATCAG GGCATCACAACGGTTggggaatgccgatataggcaagCTATTCCAATAGAAGGTGGTGGACGGTTGGACGTCGACACTAACGGGGGAATCAGAAGGAGCTTCCTTCCACAG GGGAACAGAAGATATATACCACTTCATCAACCTACAACTCAGCAAGTAATGATAGAGACAATATCTGCTGGCCCCACAACCGTCATTCTCATTGGATCACATACAAACTTCGCTATTTTTCTTATGACATATCCGCACCTGAAAAGAAATGTGGAACACATATACATTATGGGTGGTGGTGTGAGGTCGAAGAACCCAACAGGTTGCTGTCCGCAAAATGCTACCTCATCTTGTACACCACAGCAATGTGGTGACATTGGTAACTTGTTTACTAGTTACAATACCAATCCTAATGCAGAATTCAACATATTTGGTGATCCCTTTGCTGCATATCAG GTGTTTCATTCTGGCATTCCAATCACCCTTGTCCCTCTTGATGCAACTAATACAATTCCAGTCAACGAAGATTTCTTTTATGCATTTCAACAACATCAAAGTACATTCGAGGCACAATACTGTTTCAAGTCTTTGAAAATGGCTCGAGACACATGGTCCGATGATCAATTCCATGCA AGCTATTTCATGTGGGATTCCTTTACTTCTGGTGTAGCCATCTCTAGCATGCGCAATGACAAGAATTTCCAAGATGGAAATGATTTTGCCGAGCTTGTTTATATGAACGTCACAGTAATAACTTCAAATGAACCGTATGGTGTATATGATAGTTCGAACCCATTATTCAGTGTCCATACAAttcccaagtttggtcttgaaaaaGGTGGAGTTCATAGTGGTCATGTTCAAACTGGAATTACAGACAACTTCTGTCTCATCAAGGGAAGTAGGAAAGGAAGATGTGAG GATGGATACACTAAGGAAATGTCTGGTCCAGAAGCAGTCCGTGTTCGTGTTGCCACAAAGGCTAAACCAAACACCGATAAAAATAGCCATCTGAATAGGGAGTTTTTCAAGAGTTTCCTAGAG GTCCTAACTCTCTCTGAGAACTCGGGCCGTTTAGACATTATGTCACAGTTTCCATTTTACAGAGAGGTTCTTTACAAGTCAGACTTCGTTAACAAAACTAAGGGGAAAGTGGTCATTTTTGACATGGACATGAGTCCTGGAGATTTTATTTCCCTTATATACCTCTTGAAGGCACCTACTGAAGTAATAGATTTAAAG GGAATTATAGTTAGTTGCAATGGTTGGGCAAATGCCGCAACTATTGATGTCGTTTATGACATTCTACATATGATGGGTCGCGATGACATTCCTGTTGGCCGTGGTAATTCCACTGCATTAGGCACTCCAACCCTTGGTTGCAAGTATGTCAGTGCGATTCCCCAAGGCAGTGGTGGTCTTCTTGACTCTGACACTCTTTATGGACTAGCTCGGTCTTTGCCAAGAAGTCCCAGAAG GTGCACTGCTGAAAATTCAGTAGAACATGGTGCTCCTAGAAATACTGGTCATCCGGAACTTCGTCAACCTTTGGCTTTTGAAGTTTGGCAGTCCGTTAAAAAGCAACTTGATCCAAGTGAGAAGATCACTATACTTGCCAGTGGACCTCTTACAAATTTGGCCAACATTCTTCTCTCCGACAAGAATGCAAGTTCTGTAATAGAG AGTGTATATGTTGTTGGAGGACATATCAGAGATGAAAATGATTCGAACGGAAACGTGTTCACTATTCCATCTAATAGATATGCGGAATTTAATATATTTCTTGATCCCTTAGCTGCGATAGTAGTTCTAGAGTCCACTTTGGATATCACATTGATTCCCCTGAGCTCTCAGAGAAAAGCTGCTTCCTTTCCGCCTCTCCTTGAAGCTCTAAAGCATGCACAACATACTCCAGAATCAAGTTTTGTCCTCCACTTACTGTCATTGCTGCATGACCTTCAACAGAAGCACAAGCTGTATCATCATATG GATATATTTCTTGGAGAACTACTTGGTGCTGTTTATCTGGTGGAAGGATCTAATATCGAACAGTCATTACAACTGAAGACAATAAGCATTGTTGCCAACAATTCAACAAGCACGGACGGACAGGTTGTAGTTGACCAACAGAGCACATATTCGGTGAAGGTGTTAGTAGATTTCTACAGTGAAGAATATTACGAGCAAGTTGCCAATTATCTGAGCAAAAGGGAGCGATCTGCCGTTATTGGTAGTTTTGCAGAACAGATGGCATCATGGAGCAGGCAACCAGAGAACTCGAGGGTGTGA
- the LOC124706547 gene encoding uncharacterized protein At4g15545 yields the protein MMADEGEDAPVAAVAVGFGLPEELAAVLPADPFEQLDVARKITSIALASRVGRLEAEAAALRAQLAQRDDTAEDLRERVEQLESALALATDRLSRAEDEKETVLKENANLSNTVKKLNRDVAKLEVFKKTLMQSLQEDDDKPNITPRAKLTETSNFSSAPSAGDEDSEFPTSKSSQLSETASSASEESSHAEPDVPRPPRTHVYIPSYNSTPKLTPPGSPPRGYAPLSPPRRHSISIASMNRLDDRSSLFSSQHSSMTSPFEAASQTARTRVDGKEFFRQVRNRMSYEQFSAFLANVKELNAHKQTREDTLRKADAIFGPENSDLYTIFESLITRSHH from the exons ATGATGGCGGACGAAGGTGAGGACGCGCCGGTGGCGGCCGTGGCCGTGGGCTTCGGGCTGCCCGAGGAGCTGGCGGCGGTGCTTCCGGCCGACCCGTTCGAGCAGCTGGACGTGGCGCGCAAGATCACCTCCATCGCCCTCGCGTCCCGCGTCGGGCGCCTCGAGGCGGAGGCCGCGGCGCTGCGCGCGCAGCTCGCCCAGCGCGACGACACCGCCGAGGACCTCCGCGAGCGCGTCGAGCAGCTCGAGTCCGCGCTCGCGCTCGCCACCGACCGCCTCAGCCGTGCAGAGGACGAGAAG GAGACGGTGCTGAAAGAGAATGCCAACCTGTCGAACACCGTCAAGAAGCTGAACAGAGACGTCGCCAAG TTGGAAGTTTTCAAGAAGACGCTTATGCAGTCACTTCAGGAAGATGATGACAAACCT AACATTACTCCCAGGGCAAAGCTCACGGAAACTTCGAATTTCTCCTCTGCGCCATCTGCTGGAG ATGAAGATTCAGAATTTCCAACTTCCAAATCATCACAGCTGTCAGAAACTGCAAGTTCTGCTTCAGAGGAAAGTAGTCACGCTGAGCCAGATG TACCTAGGCCACCCCGCACGCATGTATATATCCCGTCATACAACAGCACACCAAAGCTTACTCCTCCAGGTTCACCTCCAAGGGGCTATGCGCCACTCTCACCACCAAGGCGGCATTCAATCTCAATTGCATCAATGAACAGGCTCGATGACAGATCTTCGCTCTTTTCCAGTCAACATAGTTCAATGACATCTCCATTTGAGGCAGCAAGTCAAACAG CACGAACACGAGTTGATGGAAAAGAGTTCTTTCGTCAAGTCAG AAACCGCATGTCTTATGAGCAGTTCAGCGCGTTCCTAGCCAATGTAAAGGAGCTGAACGCACACAAGCAGACAAGAGAG GATACACTAAGAAAGGCTGATGCAATCTTTGGCCCTGAAAACAGTGACCTGTACACCATCTTTGAGAGTCTAATTACCCGCAGTCATCATTAG
- the LOC124706546 gene encoding uncharacterized protein LOC124706546, with amino-acid sequence MDTDDLLALLYILKQDRSEFDVKAITINANAWIDAGHGVNQLYDILYMMGRDDVAVGVGGDGGISDDGEIQPDVGGYLPLIDQGMSTAGGCRYRQAIPPGRRGGRLDADTNSGVWRSFLPRGPRRYEPVRQPTAQQVMVDTLSAGPTTLLLLGTLTNAALLLMARPDLRGNVEHIYVSGGSVRAPGNLFTAYNANPFAEFNVFGDPFAAYQVLHSGVPVTLVPLDATNTIPVTEEFFAEFGRRWQSTPEARYCFQSLDKVLKRHRKPGPDLHGSTGYYLWDSFAAGVAFSAMRNGEANGGNEFAELEYMNITVITSNEPYGLRDGSNPFFDGRVTPKFGLKEGGAHSGHVQTGIRDSFCLVPGSNNGRCQDGYTKEVSGSEGVHVRVATSATPNTDNSSALDREFFKSFLEVLNLPEQAGRFNISTQFPYYREVLYKPDFMKVNKGKAVIFDMDMSPGDFVSLIYLLKAPREVIDLKGVLVNGNGWASIASIDIVYDILHMMGRDDIPVGLGNTTALGTPTLGCTNAYAVPLGSGGFIDSDTLYGLARSLPRSPRRYTPESSDDPEHRQPLAFEVWQSVKKQLGPGDKITLLTSGPLTNLANISLSDRDASSVIERVYVVGGLIITGGGHENGNVFTVPSNRYAEFNIFLDPLAAKTVIESNLNITLIPLTEQTKAASFGAVLEALEITKQTPESMFVHKMFSLLNELQSKQKLYQHVDIFLGEVLGAVYMVQGSELKSSVKLKPISVIANATKSTDGQIVISQQSTKLVTVLSDFDAEIYYNRLANSLANKKQSAVIGSFEEQMAIWSRPPNNSGPGHNKFL; translated from the exons ATGGACACGGACGACCTCCTGGCGCTGCTGTACATCCTCAAGCAGGACCGGTCCGAGTTCGACGTCAAG GCCATTACCATCAACGCCAACGCATGGATCGACGCCGGGCACGGCGTCAACCAGCTCTACGACATCCTCTACATGATGGGCCGGGACGACGTCGCCGTCGgggtcggcggcgacggcggcataTCGGACGACGGCGAGATACAACCCGACGTCGGCGGCTACCTCCCACTCATAGACCAG GGCATGTCGACGGCGGGCGGCTGCCGGTACCGGCAGGCCATCCCGCCTGGGCGCCGCGGCGGGCGGCTCGACGCTGACACCAACTCCGGTGTATGGAGGAGCTTCCTCCCGCGGGGTCCCCGACGGTACGAGCCGGTCCGGCAGCCCACGGCGCAGCAGGTGATGGTGGACACGCTCTCCGCCGGCCCCACCACGCTGCTCCTCCTCGGGACCCTCACCAACGCCGCGCTCCTCCTCATGGCGCGCCCGGACCTGCGCGGCAACGTTGAGCACATCTACGTCTCCGGCGGGAGCGTGCGGGCGCCGGGGAACCTCTTCACCGCCTACAACGCCAACCCATTCGCCGAGTTCAACGTGTTCGGCGACCCTTTCGCCGCCTACCAGGTGCTCCACTCGGGCGTCCCCGTCACGCTCGTCCCGCTCGACGCCACCAACACCATCCCGGTCACCGAGGAGTTCTTCGCCGAGTTCGGGCGCCGGTGGCAGAGCACGCCCGAGGCGCGCTACTGCTTCCAGTCGCTGGACAAGGTCCTCAAGAGACACAGAAAGCCAGGGCCCGACCTCCATGGCAGCACG GGTTATTATTTGTGGGATTCCTTTGCCGCCGGCGTCGCGTTCTCTGCCATGCGCAATGGCGAGGCCAATGGTGGGAATGAGTTTGCTGAACTAGAGTATATGAACATCACGGTCATCACTTCCAACGAACCGTACGGCTTGCGCGACGGCTCGAACCCGTTTTTCGACGGCCGTGTGACACCTAAGTTTGGTCTGAAGGAAGGTGGAGCTCACAGTGGCCATGTCCAGACTGGGATCAGAGACAGCTTCTGCCTGGTGCCGGGAAGCAACAACGGAAGATGCCAG GATGGATACACAAAGGAAGTGTCTGGTTCAGAAGGAGTACATGTTCGTGTCGCGACGAGCGCAACGCCAAACACGGATAACAGTAGCGCACTTGACAGGGAATTTTTCAAGAGCTTCCTAGAG GTTCTAAATCTCCCTGAACAAGCTGGTCGTTTCAACATCAGTACACAGTTCCCATATTATAGAGAAGTTCTTTATAAACCAGATTTCATGAAGGTGAACAAGGGAAAGGCAGTAATCTTTGACATGGACATGAGCCCTGGAGATTTTGTTTCCCTTATATATCTCCTGAAGGCACCAAGAGAAGTGATAGATCTCAAG GGAGTTTTGGTCAACGGAAATGGCTGGGCAAGTATCGCGAGCATTGATATTGTTTACGACATTCTACATATGATGGGCCGCGACGACATTCCAGTTGGCCTCGGCAATACTACTGCATTGGGCACTCCAACCCTTGGTTGCACTAATGCTTATGCTGTTCCATTGGGCAGTGGTGGATTTATTGATTCAGACACATTGTATGGACTGGCTCGGTCGTTGCCAAGAAGTCCTAGAAG GTACACTCCTGAAAGTTCAGATGATCCGGAACATCGACAGCCACTGGCTTTTGAGGTCTGGCAGTCTGTCAAGAAGCAACTTGGTCCAGGTGACAAGATCACTCTTCTTACCAGTGGACCTCTCACCAATTTGGCCAATATTTCACTCTCTGACAGAGATGCAAGCTCTGTGATAGAG AGAGTTTATGTTGTTGGAGGGCTCATCATCACAGGTGGAGGCCATGAGAATGGGAATGTGTTCACTGTTCCATCAAACAGATATGCAGAGTTCAACATTTTTCTTGATCCACTGGCTGCGAAAACAGTCATTGAATCCAATTTGAATATCACACTCATTCCCCTTACCGAGCAAACAAAAGCTGCTTCGTTCGGGGCTGTCCTGGAAGCCTTGGAGATAACCAAGCAAACTCCAGAATCAATGTTTGTCCATAAGATGTTCTCCTTATTGAACGAACTTCAGAGCAAACAGAAGTTATATCAACATGTG GATATATTTTTGGGAGAAGTTCTTGGTGCGGTTTACATGGTCCAGGGATCTGAACTGAAATCATCCGTGAAGCTGAAGCCAATAAGCGTTATTGCCAACGCAACAAAAAGCACAGATGGGCAGATTGTGATCAGCCAGCAGAGTACAAAGCTGGTAACAGTGTTAAGTGATTTCGATGCTGAAATATATTACAATCGATTGGCAAATTCTTTAGCGAACAAGAAGCAGTCCGCCGTTATTGGGAGCTTTGAAGAACAAATGGCGATTTGGAGCAGGCCGCCAAATAATTCAGGGCCTGGACATAACAAATTCTTATAG